From the Pseudorca crassidens isolate mPseCra1 chromosome 18, mPseCra1.hap1, whole genome shotgun sequence genome, one window contains:
- the LOC137211236 gene encoding centrosomal protein of 78 kDa-like: protein MAKILKYQTTRRHEETWAESLHSRRPDLDCMAGLRRITLNCDMLIGDLGASAFAESLSEDLWLQCGLTSEGAKALLKALETNRTLLFLDYQWITSPSVKETCKAARQKKRTIILGSGRKGKATIRIGCTLRALPVSGLSFGADTTETSVLSSLANCLRFSCALLTLTTFVRCCFALRCPVEPQNRSKMNIPFHTGNTKGDDALEKRFLDKALELNMISLKGHREQQNIHSYPKLLKLNLNSDLNWKLLKSLLLLFYQILATVLFATTFSA, encoded by the exons ATGGCCAAGATCTTAAAG TATCAGACTACCAGAAGGCACGAAGAAACCTGGGCTGAGAGTCTTCATTCCAGGAGACCTGATCTTGACTGTATGGCTGGTTTGAGACGCATCACTCTGAACTGCGACATGCTCATTGGTGACCTGGGTGCAAGTGCTTTTGCAGAATCTCTTAGTGAGGATTTGTGGCTT CAGTGTGGCCTCACCAGTGAAGGAGCAAAGGCTTTACTAAAGGCCCTTGAAACCAACAGAACTCTGCTCTTTCTGGAT TACCAGTGGATAACTTCTCCATCGGTGAAGGAAACATGCAAAGCTgctagacagaaaaagagaactaTAATTTTGGGAAGTGGTCGAAAAGGAAAAGCTACTATTAGAATTG GATGCACTCTTCGCGCCCTTCCTGTTTCTGGTTTGTCTTTTGGAGCAGACACCACTGAAACGAGCGTCTTGTCATCGCTTGCCAACTGCCTGCGGTTTTCTTGCGCCCTCCTAACCCTCACCACCTTTGTGAGATGCTGTTTCGCGCTGAG ATGCCCAGTGGAGCCCCAGAATAGAAGCAAGATGAATATTCCATTCCACACTGGCAACACCAAAGGAGATGATGCTTTAGAAAAAAGATTTCTCGACAAAGCTCTTGAACTCAATATGATCTCCCTGAAAGGGCATAG agAACAGCAAAACATCCACAGCTATCCCAAGCTGTTGAAACTTAACCTTAATTCTGACTTGAactggaagcttttaaaaagtcttctgtTGCTTTTCTACCAAATTCTAGCTACTGTTCTCTTTGCTACTACTTTTTCTGCCTAG